From the genome of Mucispirillum schaedleri ASF457:
CATAGCCTACTTCTGTATATTTGCTTGCTTCTACCTTTAAAAAAGGTGATTTAGTAAGGCGTGCAAGTCTTCTTGCTATTTCTGTTTTTCCAACACCTGTTGAGCCAATCATAATAATATTTTTAGGTGTAATATCTTCCTGTATTTTTGCCGGAAGCTGCAGTCTTCTCCATCTGTTTCTTAAAGCAACAGCCACTGCTTTTTTAGCATTTTTCTGCCCAACTATATATTTATCAAGCTCATCTACAATCGTCTTTGGTGTAAGCTCTTCTGCCATTTATTTCTCCTTAAATTATATTTCTTCTATAATAATGTTTTTATTAGTATATATACATATACTGCCTGCTATATTTATAGCTTTTTCAGCTATTTCTCTAACTGAAAGCTCTGTGCTGCTGGCTAATGCTCTGCCTGCTGCCAGTGCATAAGGACCACCTGAGCCAATAGCTGTAACTCCGTCATCTGGGTCTATTACATCACCATTTCCTGAAACAACATACATTCCAGTTTTATCTGCAACTATCATCATAGCTTCAAGTTTGCGAAGGTATCTGTCATTACGCCAGTCTTTTGCAAGCTCTACTGCAGAGCGTTCAAGATTAAAGTTATAGCTGTTTAGTTTTGCTTCAAATCTATCCATTAATGTAAAGGCATCAGCTGCTGATCCTGCAAATCCGCATAGAACTTTTCCGCCAGCTAAACGGCGGACTTTTCTGGCATTATCTTTCATTACCATATTGCCAAAAGTAACCTGTCCGTCTGCAGCCATTGCAACATGTTCTCCTTTTCTTATTGCGACAACTGTTGTTGCCTGTATTGAATTATTATCATGTTCCATTATAACCTCAAAATAATCTTTATAATTTATTAGCAAATTTTACAATATAATAAAAAAGTGTAAATAAAATGTCAAACTGTTATATTATTTTTTTGAATATTTTTTACAAATTTACTTTATTTATTAAAAATATTATAATAAAATGACATAAATAATTTTTAAGGTATAGTATGAAACTAAGTCGCAGAATAGGTTATGCAGTTACATATTATTTAGGCACTGCAATTTTAAAAACATGGAGAATAAAAAATATTAATAAAGAACCTTATAATAAAAGCAGAAAGGAAGGCAGGCGTCCTGTGCTGGTATTATGGCATGATTCTCTGCTTCCTTTATCATTTAGTCATTATAAAGACCCTATTGCTACAATAGCATCAGATTCAAAAGATGGTGATTTAATAGCATATATACTTGAAAAATGGGGATATAAACTTGCAAGGGGCTCATCTACCCGCGGTGGAATAAAAGCAGCTATGAAGCTTGTAAAATTATGCAAAACTCATAATATTTCTGCTGCAATTACTGTTGACGGTCCAAAAGGTCCACGCCATGAAGTTAAAAGTGGTGCAGTATTTATTGCAAAATGTCTTGATAATGAAATATATGCAGTTACACTAAAAACTGACAGCTTTATAAGGTTTAACAGCTGGGATAAATTTATTTTTCCTAAACCATTTGCAAAAGTGGAAGTATGGTATTCCGATGTTTTTTATGTTAGTGAAGATAAAGATGAAGAAGCATTAAATGAAGATACTAAAAAGCTGCAGAAATTTATGATGCAGAGAACTTGTGAAGTATACAGTGAATTTATTTAAAATGGTGAAATATGCGGATTTTACTTTTCATATATAATTTTATACTTATTATTTTAACACCAGTGTTAAGTATTGCAGGTTATTTTATACTCCGTAAAAAAAATAAACATCAGCACTACTGGGAAAGGTTTGGTTTTATCCCTGTTAACAATTTTAAGCCTGTTAAGTCAGTATGGTTTCACTGTGCCAGTGTAGGCGAAGCAAGAAGCATAAAAAAGATTGTTGATATTTTAAGGCAGGATAATCCAGAAATAAGTATTATTGTTTCTACAATGACAGCAACAGGCAGGCAGGCAGCATTAGATTATATACATGCAGACACTGCCTTTCTGCTTCCCATAGAAAATTCAAGAGCAGTAAGTATGATTATATCATATATGAGTGTGTCAGTATTGGTTATAGTAGATACTGAATTATGGCCAAATTTCATATTTACTGCATCAAATCAGGTGCCTGTATTTCTTATTAACGGCAGAATATCTGATAAAACATATAAAACATACAAAAGGTTTAAATTTATTTTTAAAGGTGTGCTTAAAAGATTTAGTGCCATTATGACTAAAAGCAGGCAGGATGAAGAAAGGTTTGCAAATATTTTAGGCAAAAGCAGTAAAATTATAACAGCAGGCAATATTAAATTTCAGGAAAGGAAATCAAAAAACAGTATAGAAACTATAAAAGAGCTTGAAAATATAAAATTTTTCTTAGCAGCCTCTACCCATAAGGGAGAAGAAGAAATAATATTATCATGGTTTACAAATAAAATGGAAGGCTTTGAAAAATTAGTTTTTGTGCCACGCCACATAGAAAGAGCTGCAGAAATAAAAGAGATAATTGAAAAACAGGGATACACAGTATCTTTCTATTCTGAAAAAGATTTTTCAAAGCAGGTAATTATTATTGATGCTTTTGGACTTTTAGAAAGTCTTTATATTTCAGCAGATAAAATATTTATAGGTGGCTCTTTAAAAGAGATTGGCGGGCATAATATATATGAAGCACTGCAGTTTGAAAAAACAGCAGCAGTAGGCAGGTATATGTTTTCTTTTAAAGAAATATTTGATGAGGCAAAAGAGTTTGGATTAGTTACTGTTATAAATAATAAGGAAGAAGCATTACAATTTTTGTCTAAACCAGAAAAAAAACATAATTTTATTGATTTTTTCAATAGAATAGATAAGATTAATCAAGATACAGTATCTATAATAACAGATACAATTAATGCAGTAATCAATAAATAAGGAAGTTGAAATGATACTTTATTATATATTAAAACCATTAGTAATACTTTTAAATTACACACCAAGAAAATTTTTGCATTGTGTGGCAAAATTTATGGCTTTCATGCTCTGGCATATATCAAAAGAAAGGCGTCATGTAGCAGTAACAAATGCAAAAATCTTAGGTGCAGAATACCCATATAAAACAGCAAGAAAATCATTTGATTATACATTTACAGCTTATCTTGATATTTTTTATGCCCACAGGATAGGTGATGATTATATAAAAAATCATGTAACAATAGAGGGCAGGCAGATATATGATAAAATAAAAAATGAAGATGAAAAATTTGTGTTTGTTGGCGGTCATTTTGGCACATGGAGCCTGCTTGCAACTATTGTTCCGCAGGCTTTAGATACTCAGGTAATTACAATAGGCCGTTCCACTAAAAATGCAGCATTAGATAAAATATTAGATGAGCTTAGAACATTTGACAGGGTAAAATATGTTACTCACAGGGGTGCTATGGATAAACTTTCATCATATATTAATGATGGATATATTCCGGGAGTATATATTGACCATACAGCAACTGAAAAAGACTGTATAAATGCAAATTTCTGTGGTTATAAAGTGCCAGTTATTGCAGGTATTCCAGCCCTTTGTGCAAGAAAAAATTATCCTATTGTATTTTTCTTTGGTCTTTATGATGGAATGGATACAAAAGTTATTTTAAAAGGTCCTATATATCCAGATAAAAGTTTAAAGCCTAAGGAAAGAATTATTAAAATTGCTGAAGATATAAATAAAGTATATGAAGAAGTTTTTAAGCAGTATCCTGAGCAGTGGTATTTAATCCACAGGCGTTTTAAAAGGGTGGAATTAGAAGACGGCACAATGAGTAATCATATTTATAAGGAGAGTAGATAATGAATGAATTGAAACCTGTTGTATTTTTAGACAGAGATGGCACTATAAATTATGATGCAGGCTATATTAATGATATAGATAATTTTATTATGTATCCTTATGCTGCACAGGCAGTTAGAATGTTAAATATAAACGGATTTTTAGTAGTAGTTATTACTAACCAGTCTGGACTTGCAAGGGGGTTTTTCACAGAAGACACATTATCAGAAATACATAATAAAATGGTGCAGGATTTAAAAAAACAAGGTGCAGAGATAGACGGCATATATTTCTGTCCCCATGACCCAAATGCAAAGGTAGAAAAATATAAATCTGTATGTTCATGCAGAAAGCCAGAAACTGGACTTATAGATATGGCATTAAAAGAGCTTAATATAGATAAAAGCAGAATGTATTTTATAGGCGATAAACATTCAGATATTATGGCTGGTTATAAATCAGGCTGTAAAACAATAATGGTAAAAACAGGCTATGGCAAAGGTGATTTAATTAATAAATCACATAAGTGGGAAGTTAAGCCTGACAAAATCGCAGACACTTTGCTTGATGGTGTAAAATTAATATTAAAAAAACAAATATAAAACTTGAAAATATTTTAATAATGTAATAGTATAAATTAAAGCAAAAAGGAGAGATTTTATGAAAGGTAAATTATTATTTTTTAAACTATTTATACTAGCTGCATTAGTTATTCCTGTATCTGCTTTTGCAGAAATCAAAGATGATGATGTTGCAAAAATAGATGAACTTATTAAAACAGGTAAATATATAGTAATTGATGTCAGGACAAAAGAAGAATATAATGCAGGACATCTTGCAGGTGCACTTAATTTTGATTACTACAGCGATGATTTTGAAGATAGTATTGAATCACAATTTAAAAATAAAAATAAACCATACATTGTTTACTGCCGTTCAGGTAAGAGAAGTCTTGCTTCTGCTGAAATATTAGAAGAACTTGGGTTTACTAATGTTACTAATATGAAAGGTGGTATTCTTGCATGGGAAAGTGCTGGCAAACCAGTAGTGAAGTAGGTTTATAATAATTTAGGTTTATTTTTAGAAGGAAATATGGGTTACGAAAAATTAAAAGAAGTAACAGTTCTCTATGTAGAAGATGAAGATATGATGAGAGAATCTGTTGTTATGCTTCTTAAAAGACGCTTTAAGCAGGTCTTTGTAGCTGCAAATGGTCTTGAAGCTGTAAATATATATAAAGCTGAACATCCTGATGTTGTAATTACTGATTTACAGATGCCTGTTATGGATGGTATGGAGCTTGCCCGCCAGATTAGAGCATTGGGAAATACTCCAATTGTGGTTGTTTCTGCATTTAATGATAACAGTCACCAAGTTCCAGAAGCAAACAGTATGCTGTTAAAACCTATTAGAAAAAATGATTTATTTGACACAGTAATGGACTGTATAAGTGTATAGTCCGATATTTATTGCTTTTTTTAATGGTGTTTAAAACTATAAACAGATAAACCTATCCAAAAAGAATGCATGGACTTTCCAAGCAAGTAGCGATGGAATTAAAAGTCAGTAGCTGGACAGTATTTTTTAATATAAATTATTAAGTCATTTTGAGCCTGATTTTAAAGGCGAAAAATCTAGATTATATATATTACAGCAGTGTATAATATGTTTAAATTATCTCATGTTTTAGATACTGAATTTATAATATTGATAAAGTGATTTTATATTGCATATCAATTATATCTGCATTTATAAATTATAAGCTTTTCTTAAAATATTTTCAGGGTCTTCTTTTATAAGGTTGCTGAAAAGCCTGATAATTCTTTTATTATCTTCTATATTATTGCCACAGGATATATTGTATAAAGCATTATTAATCACATTATCCACATAAATTTTAGTTGGTGTGGAAAGTGTCTTTGGTGTTTTAGGTGTAGAAAGAGATAAAGTATCAGTCTTTATATTATCTTGCTCAACTGCTGCATACTCATCATTTGATGGTGCCTGCTAAATAATATTTGTATTTTTTTCTATTTCAGCAGTATAAAAACTATTTTTATATGTTCCGCTTATATTTTGAATAACCATATCCCACCCCGTAAAAGTAATAGTATAGTAATATATTATCAAAAAGCGTGCCAAAAATAGATAATTAGAAACTTGAAGAAAGAAGAAGTTCTTTTTGTGCGTTGATATTATTTTTAAAGCGTCTTTTATACATATCAAGCTTAAAAGGAAGCTGAATTTTATTGCGGTAGCACATTTTTTTTGTGGATTCAATAATGTTTTTAAATACAGAAAAGTCATATACAGCAGGCACAGCATTATTTGTGCATTGAGTGCATATTTTTTCAACCAGCTCTGATTCTGCTGCAAGTATAAAAAATATATCAGCAGTTGTATAGATTTTATTATCAAAAATATCGTTTATAAAAATTAAAGAACAGGGAGAATATACCTGCAATTCTTTAATATTATTGTTTTGAAACCAGTGACAGCTTATATCATTAAGTCCTGTAAAACTGCATTGCCCTTTATTGCAGGTAAAATTAAGTGTCTGTATTTTTATATTATTGTTATTAATAAATTTATCAATACCTTCAATAATATTAGAAGTTTTTAATTCTATTGAAAAATTAACAGATTCTTCATTTAGGATAAGGTTTCTGATATATAAAATTATTTCACTGTAAGTAAGCTGTTTATACACATCCTCGCCTATAATAATATTATATTTCATAACAAACTCCTAGAATAAAGGTATTAATACTCTAAATTTTATACTATGTAAGCAAATCATATATTACTATGATAAAAATGTCAACACAAAATGTAAAACAAGTTATGTTTGATAAGATAATAAAAGTAAACATATAGTTTATATTTAAAATTATTTAAACAAAATAAATTGATAAAATTATAAAATAAAATATTTAAATATAGTATTTTGAAAAGTTTATAATTTTAATTGTAAAAATAAATATAAACTTATTTAATATATAAATTATATATATAGAATAATGATAAAAATATTTGTTTATTATTTATATATCAAGTATATATCATATATTATTTCATTTTCTGGACTTATTCAAAAATTTTGGATAAGTTTAATAACTATTATGATTATGTCATACTGAGCCTAAAAGGTGAAGTATCTAATAAATATACAATTTAAATATATTATACACTGCTGTAATAATATATAATTTAGATTTTTCGCCTGTAAAATCAGGCTCAAAATAATTTATAATGTGAAAGCTGTATGTCAATTTAATACAAGTTGAGAAGTTATTAATACATTATCAATTTAGAAAAATACTTTATTTTTTTTACTATATACTATACAATGAAGAAAATATAATCAGGTGATTAAATGGTAAGACAATTTAAAGGCAGCCGAAATACAAAAGAAACTCAGATAGATATTAAGCTTGATTTAGACAGTAATGAATACAATATAAATACAGGTATTGGTTTTTTTGACCATATGTTAGAGCTTTTTGCTCATCATGGCTCATTTGGGCTTGAATTAAAGGCAGCAGGAGATATTCATATAGATTTTCATCATACAGTTGAAGATACAGGCATACTTTTAGGACAGGCATTTTATAATGCAACAGGTGATAAAAAAGGAATAAAAAGATACGGCTTTTTTAAAGTGCCAATGGATGAAGCATTAGTAGAATGTGTTATAGATTTTGGCGGAAGACCATATTTTTCATACGATTTAGAGTTTATATCCCAAAAATGCGGCGATTTTGATATGGAATTGATAGAAGAATTTTTCAGAGCTTTTGCCAGTAATGCAAAAATTAACCTGCATATTATTATGCATAAAAATGGCAATTCTCACCATGTGTCAGAAGCTGCCTTTAAATCATTTGCAAGAGCTTTAAAAGAAGCATTAACAGTGGAAAACGACAGATTAATGTCTACAAAGGGAATAATAGAATAATATGATTACAATAATAGATTTTGGCGGTGGAAATCTTCGCAGTGTTCAAAAATCCATAGAATATATAGGATTTAAAGCAGAAATAACATCTGATGCAGAGACAGTCAGAAAGGCAAGCCATATTATTTTTCCGGGCAATGGTGCATTTGGCGACTGTATAGCCGGTATGAAAAAGCAGGGGCTTGTATCAGCAGTTGATGAATTTATTCAAAAAGGTAATCCATTTTTAGGAATATGTATAGGTATGCAGGCTCTTTTTGAAAAAAGTTATGAATTTGGTGTTCATGATGGGCTTGGATATATTAAAGGTGTAGTTAAAAGATTTTCTGATGAGCTTATAATGAAAGGTATGAAAATACCACATACTGGCTGGAACAGTGTTCATTTTAAAGAAAATCACCCAGTATTTAAAGATATAAAGCAGGATTCTTATTTTTATTTTGTTCATTCTTTTTATGGAGAATGTGCAGATGAAAAAAATATTCAAGGCAGGACTAATTATGGTATAGATTTTGTTTCTGCCGTTACTTATGAAAATATAACAGGGGTGCAGTTCCACCCAGAAAAAAGCCAGCAGGCAGGGCTTAAACTGATGGAAAATTTTTGTAATTTATAAGTGAGAAGGGGTAATAAATATGATAATTATACCAGCTATTGATTTGCTTGATGAAAAAGTTGTAAGACTTAAAAAAGGTATCATGGAAGATGCAACAGAATACGGTCATGACCCTAGAGATGTTGCATTAATGTTTGCAGAACTTGGTGTAGAAAGGCTTCATATTGTAGATTTAAACGGAGCAAGAACAGGTGAAAACCAAAATTTTAATATAATAAAAGAAGTAGTTAAAAAATCTAATCTGCAAATAGAAGTAGGCGGCGGCATTAGAGATATGGCTAGACTTGATACTTATATGGATATGGGTATAAGCTATGCTATACTTGGCACTGTTGCTGTAAAAGACCCTGAATTTGTTAAGGCTGCTGCAAAGAAATATCCAAATAAAATAATATTAGGCATTGATGCTAAAAATATGATGGCAGCAACAGAGGGCTGGTATGAAGAAAGCTCGTTATCAGTTTTTGATATTATAAAAAGATATGAAGGCTGCCAGATAGACAGTATTATTTTTACA
Proteins encoded in this window:
- the hisH gene encoding imidazole glycerol phosphate synthase subunit HisH, yielding MITIIDFGGGNLRSVQKSIEYIGFKAEITSDAETVRKASHIIFPGNGAFGDCIAGMKKQGLVSAVDEFIQKGNPFLGICIGMQALFEKSYEFGVHDGLGYIKGVVKRFSDELIMKGMKIPHTGWNSVHFKENHPVFKDIKQDSYFYFVHSFYGECADEKNIQGRTNYGIDFVSAVTYENITGVQFHPEKSQQAGLKLMENFCNL
- a CDS encoding lysophospholipid acyltransferase family protein — protein: MKLSRRIGYAVTYYLGTAILKTWRIKNINKEPYNKSRKEGRRPVLVLWHDSLLPLSFSHYKDPIATIASDSKDGDLIAYILEKWGYKLARGSSTRGGIKAAMKLVKLCKTHNISAAITVDGPKGPRHEVKSGAVFIAKCLDNEIYAVTLKTDSFIRFNSWDKFIFPKPFAKVEVWYSDVFYVSEDKDEEALNEDTKKLQKFMMQRTCEVYSEFI
- the hisA gene encoding 1-(5-phosphoribosyl)-5-[(5-phosphoribosylamino)methylideneamino]imidazole-4-carboxamide isomerase — translated: MIIIPAIDLLDEKVVRLKKGIMEDATEYGHDPRDVALMFAELGVERLHIVDLNGARTGENQNFNIIKEVVKKSNLQIEVGGGIRDMARLDTYMDMGISYAILGTVAVKDPEFVKAAAKKYPNKIILGIDAKNMMAATEGWYEESSLSVFDIIKRYEGCQIDSIIFTDIEKDGMLSGINVKQIKKVADNSIFPVIASGGVSGIDDIKLLRSMDHKNIKGCIVGKAIYENKINLEEVFS
- the hslV gene encoding ATP-dependent protease subunit HslV, with the protein product MEHDNNSIQATTVVAIRKGEHVAMAADGQVTFGNMVMKDNARKVRRLAGGKVLCGFAGSAADAFTLMDRFEAKLNSYNFNLERSAVELAKDWRNDRYLRKLEAMMIVADKTGMYVVSGNGDVIDPDDGVTAIGSGGPYALAAGRALASSTELSVREIAEKAINIAGSICIYTNKNIIIEEI
- the gmhB gene encoding D-glycero-beta-D-manno-heptose 1,7-bisphosphate 7-phosphatase — translated: MNELKPVVFLDRDGTINYDAGYINDIDNFIMYPYAAQAVRMLNINGFLVVVITNQSGLARGFFTEDTLSEIHNKMVQDLKKQGAEIDGIYFCPHDPNAKVEKYKSVCSCRKPETGLIDMALKELNIDKSRMYFIGDKHSDIMAGYKSGCKTIMVKTGYGKGDLINKSHKWEVKPDKIADTLLDGVKLILKKQI
- the hisB gene encoding imidazoleglycerol-phosphate dehydratase HisB, coding for MVRQFKGSRNTKETQIDIKLDLDSNEYNINTGIGFFDHMLELFAHHGSFGLELKAAGDIHIDFHHTVEDTGILLGQAFYNATGDKKGIKRYGFFKVPMDEALVECVIDFGGRPYFSYDLEFISQKCGDFDMELIEEFFRAFASNAKINLHIIMHKNGNSHHVSEAAFKSFARALKEALTVENDRLMSTKGIIE
- a CDS encoding lysophospholipid acyltransferase family protein, which codes for MILYYILKPLVILLNYTPRKFLHCVAKFMAFMLWHISKERRHVAVTNAKILGAEYPYKTARKSFDYTFTAYLDIFYAHRIGDDYIKNHVTIEGRQIYDKIKNEDEKFVFVGGHFGTWSLLATIVPQALDTQVITIGRSTKNAALDKILDELRTFDRVKYVTHRGAMDKLSSYINDGYIPGVYIDHTATEKDCINANFCGYKVPVIAGIPALCARKNYPIVFFFGLYDGMDTKVILKGPIYPDKSLKPKERIIKIAEDINKVYEEVFKQYPEQWYLIHRRFKRVELEDGTMSNHIYKESR
- a CDS encoding response regulator, whose translation is MGYEKLKEVTVLYVEDEDMMRESVVMLLKRRFKQVFVAANGLEAVNIYKAEHPDVVITDLQMPVMDGMELARQIRALGNTPIVVVSAFNDNSHQVPEANSMLLKPIRKNDLFDTVMDCISV
- a CDS encoding 3-deoxy-D-manno-octulosonic acid transferase, which produces MRILLFIYNFILIILTPVLSIAGYFILRKKNKHQHYWERFGFIPVNNFKPVKSVWFHCASVGEARSIKKIVDILRQDNPEISIIVSTMTATGRQAALDYIHADTAFLLPIENSRAVSMIISYMSVSVLVIVDTELWPNFIFTASNQVPVFLINGRISDKTYKTYKRFKFIFKGVLKRFSAIMTKSRQDEERFANILGKSSKIITAGNIKFQERKSKNSIETIKELENIKFFLAASTHKGEEEIILSWFTNKMEGFEKLVFVPRHIERAAEIKEIIEKQGYTVSFYSEKDFSKQVIIIDAFGLLESLYISADKIFIGGSLKEIGGHNIYEALQFEKTAAVGRYMFSFKEIFDEAKEFGLVTVINNKEEALQFLSKPEKKHNFIDFFNRIDKINQDTVSIITDTINAVINK
- a CDS encoding rhodanese-like domain-containing protein — encoded protein: MKGKLLFFKLFILAALVIPVSAFAEIKDDDVAKIDELIKTGKYIVIDVRTKEEYNAGHLAGALNFDYYSDDFEDSIESQFKNKNKPYIVYCRSGKRSLASAEILEELGFTNVTNMKGGILAWESAGKPVVK